One Aquarana catesbeiana isolate 2022-GZ linkage group LG11, ASM4218655v1, whole genome shotgun sequence genomic window carries:
- the FOXF1 gene encoding forkhead box protein F1 yields the protein MTAEIQQPPSQTPSQSSPMSGATEKQTTVMESASCTTKTKKTNAGIRRPEKPPYSYIALIVMAIQSSPTKRLTLSEIYQFLQSRFPFFRGSYQGWKNSVRHNLSLNECFIKLPKGLGRPGKGHYWTIDPASEFMFEEGSFRRRPRGFRRKCQALKPMYSMMNGLGFNHIPDSYSFQGSGGGISCQPNSLALDSGIGMMNGHLTSNVDGMGLTGHPVSHLTANGGHSYMGSCTGSSGGDYPHHESGSPLLGGGGVMEPHSVYSSPASAWAPTSSALSGGAPYIKQQPLSPCNSATNPLSSSLSSHSLEQQYLHQNSHNTASDLQGIPRYHSQSPSMNDRKEFVFSFNAMASSSMHAGSGSYYHQQVSYQDIKPCVM from the exons ATGACCGCAGAGATCCAACAGCCGCCCTCCCAGACCCCTTCCCAGAGCAGCCCCATGTCTGGAGCCACCGAGAAACAGACCACGGTCATGGAGTCAGCCTCCTGCACCACCAAGACCAAGAAGACCAACGCCGGCATCAGGAGGCCAGAGAAACCCCCATACTCTTACATAGCCCTGATAGTCATGGCCATCCAGAGCTCCCCCACCAAGAGGCTGACCCTCAGTGAGATCTACCAGTTCCTCCAGAGCAGGTTCCCCTTCTTCAGGGGCTCCTACCAGGGCTGGAAGAATTCTGTGAGACACAACTTGTCCCTCAATGAGTGCTTCATCAAGCTGCCCAAGGGTCTGGGCAGGCCGGGAAAAGGGCACTACTGGACCATTGACCCGGCCAGCGAGTTCATGTTTGAGGAAGGATCCTTCAGGAGAAGGCCCAGAGGTTTCAGGAGGAAATGTCAAGCCTTGAAGCCAATGTACAGCATGATGAATGGTCTGGGCTTCAACCATATACCGGATAGTTACAGTTTCCAGGGATCTGGGGGAGGCATCTCCTGCCAACCCAACAGTCTGGCACTGGACAGTGGCATAGGCATGATGAATGGGCATTTGACAAGCAACGTGGACGGGATGGGGTTAACTGGGCACCCGGTGTCGCACCTGACGGCCAACGGGGGCCACTCCTACATGGGCAGCTGCACGGGCTCCTCCGGGGGTGATTACCCACACCACGAGTCAGGGTCTCCTCTCCTTGGAGGAGGGGGCGTTATGGAGCCACATTCGGTGTACAGCAGCCCGGCCTCAGCTTGGGCACCCACCTCTTCTGCCCTCTCAGGAGGGGCACCCTACATCAAGCAACAGCCCCTGTCACCCTGCAACTCTGCCACCAACCCTTTGTCCTCCAGCCTTTCATCCCACTCCCTGGAGCAGCAATACCTGCACCAAAACAGCCACAACACAGCATCTGATTTACAAG GTATCCCCAGGTATCATTCCCAGTCCCCCAGCATGAATGACAGAAAGGAGTTTGTCTTCTCGTTCAATGCCATGGCCTCGTCCTCCATGCACGCAGGGAGCGGATCCTATTACCACCAGCAAGTCAGTTATCAGGACATCAAGCCTTGTGTGATGTGA